From Mycobacterium lacus, one genomic window encodes:
- a CDS encoding LLM class F420-dependent oxidoreductase translates to MTKDFRFGLSVRFIESRAALQARAKQAEDLGYDVLCVPDHLGAAAPIPTLTAVALATNGIRLSIYVLNAAFYKPALLSRDLEALDLLSDGRLEIGLGTGYVREEFEAAELPYPSAGARVDYLEHMTAYLKEHHPTTPILIAGSGDRVMTLAARHADIIGLTGARVRDVDDPLAERIGFVRNAAGDRFGALELNLAITAMPPAGESVPNLAIPRRFAPTLSDVELLAMPSVLSGSPREMADTLLGYRERYGVTSFTVQDSHTDNFAKVIAELR, encoded by the coding sequence GTGACCAAGGATTTTCGTTTCGGGCTCAGCGTCCGCTTCATCGAATCGCGCGCCGCGCTGCAAGCCAGGGCAAAACAGGCGGAAGACCTCGGATACGACGTTCTCTGCGTGCCCGACCATCTCGGCGCGGCGGCACCCATCCCGACGCTGACCGCCGTCGCCCTGGCCACCAACGGAATTCGACTCAGCATCTACGTGCTCAACGCCGCCTTTTACAAGCCGGCCCTGCTGAGCCGCGACCTGGAAGCGCTGGACCTGCTCAGCGACGGGCGCCTGGAGATCGGCCTCGGCACCGGCTACGTGCGGGAAGAATTCGAAGCGGCCGAGCTGCCGTACCCCAGCGCCGGTGCCCGGGTCGACTACCTCGAGCACATGACGGCCTACCTGAAGGAGCATCACCCGACGACGCCGATCCTCATCGCCGGCAGCGGCGACCGGGTAATGACCTTGGCCGCCCGGCATGCCGACATCATCGGGCTGACCGGCGCCAGGGTGCGCGACGTCGACGACCCGCTGGCCGAACGCATCGGGTTCGTCCGGAACGCCGCCGGCGATCGGTTTGGCGCGCTCGAGCTGAATCTGGCGATCACTGCGATGCCGCCCGCAGGAGAGAGCGTCCCCAACTTGGCGATACCCCGCAGATTTGCGCCGACACTGTCGGATGTGGAGTTGTTGGCCATGCCCTCGGTACTCAGCGGGTCACCCCGTGAGATGGCCGACACGTTGTTGGGATACCGCGAAAGATACGGGGTGACATCGTTCACCGTCCAGGACTCCCACACCGACAACTTCGCGAAGGTGATCGCGGAGCTGCGGTGA
- a CDS encoding MarR family winged helix-turn-helix transcriptional regulator — protein sequence MVVASEFRAPQTDLGTALRMAWWSYVRRVDMEMESAGFPERNYSMNYVFALYAQPGPMTISEMGRLFAISRQAASKVVAELRERGYVRATPSVTDQREKVVELTTKATDFMTARLKVAAALDNQIRERIGDAGLDELHRGLAAIGEVATGTADFDPAKLYRSPKLW from the coding sequence ATGGTTGTCGCATCGGAGTTCCGGGCACCGCAGACGGATCTCGGCACGGCACTGCGGATGGCCTGGTGGAGCTATGTCCGTCGAGTGGATATGGAAATGGAGTCCGCGGGTTTTCCCGAACGAAACTACTCGATGAACTATGTGTTCGCCCTGTATGCCCAACCGGGGCCGATGACGATCTCGGAGATGGGGAGACTGTTCGCCATCAGCCGCCAGGCGGCCAGCAAGGTCGTGGCCGAACTGCGCGAACGCGGCTATGTGCGGGCCACCCCGTCGGTCACCGACCAGCGCGAGAAAGTGGTCGAACTCACCACAAAGGCAACCGACTTCATGACCGCGCGCCTGAAGGTGGCAGCCGCGCTGGACAATCAGATCCGCGAGCGCATCGGCGATGCCGGCCTCGACGAGCTGCACAGGGGGCTCGCGGCAATTGGTGAAGTCGCTACGGGGACAGCCGATTTCGATCCCGCAAAGCTGTACCGTTCACCCAAGCTCTGGTGA
- a CDS encoding PNPOx family protein yields MRSVRDAVRIFNKYALNPAMLHLAGRKHWYAAVIQHTGRSSGKRYSTPVVADRVPDGFILPLPYGTRVDWLRNVLAAGRATIQASGQTYNVIDPEVIGAASAAPQLSPRRRRAFQRLGIDNFVKMKLAAPED; encoded by the coding sequence ATGAGGTCGGTTCGCGACGCGGTGCGCATCTTCAACAAGTACGCCCTCAATCCCGCCATGCTGCACCTCGCCGGGCGAAAACACTGGTACGCGGCGGTGATTCAGCACACCGGCCGCAGCTCCGGGAAACGGTATTCAACACCGGTGGTAGCGGATCGGGTGCCGGACGGCTTCATTCTCCCGCTGCCGTATGGCACCCGCGTCGACTGGTTGCGCAACGTCCTGGCCGCTGGCCGGGCGACGATTCAAGCAAGCGGCCAGACCTACAACGTCATCGATCCTGAGGTCATCGGCGCCGCGTCGGCCGCTCCGCAACTCTCACCCCGACGCCGGCGCGCGTTTCAGCGGTTGGGGATCGACAACTTCGTCAAGATGAAGCTGGCTGCGCCCGAGGATTAG
- the pstA gene encoding phosphate ABC transporter permease PstA, whose translation MSPPTGTDALDEPVKAVVFRPLSMRRRITNNVATLFFVTSFAVALVPLIWVLGVVVGRGWYAITRSGWWTHSLRGVLPEQFAGGVYHALYGTLVQAGVAAVLAVPLGLMTAVYLVEYGSGRMARVTTFMVDVLAGVPSIVAALFIFSLWIATLGFEQSAFAVSLALVLLMLPVVVRSAEEILRLVPDELREASYALGVPKWKTIVRIVAPIAMPGIVSGVLLSIARVIGETAPVLVLVGYSRSINLDIFNGNMASLPLLIYSELTNPEHAGYLRIWGAALTLILIVAAINLTAAGIRFLATRRR comes from the coding sequence ATGAGCCCCCCGACGGGTACCGACGCGCTCGATGAGCCGGTCAAGGCGGTGGTGTTTCGTCCGCTGAGCATGAGGCGGCGGATCACAAACAACGTCGCGACACTGTTTTTCGTCACCTCCTTCGCCGTCGCGCTGGTGCCGCTGATCTGGGTGTTGGGGGTGGTGGTGGGCCGCGGCTGGTACGCGATCACCCGGTCGGGCTGGTGGACCCACTCGCTGCGCGGCGTGCTGCCCGAGCAGTTCGCCGGCGGCGTCTATCACGCGCTGTACGGGACGCTGGTTCAGGCCGGGGTCGCCGCCGTCCTGGCCGTGCCGCTGGGATTGATGACCGCGGTCTATCTGGTGGAGTACGGTTCGGGGCGCATGGCGCGGGTGACCACGTTCATGGTCGACGTGCTCGCCGGGGTGCCGTCGATCGTGGCGGCGCTGTTCATCTTCAGCCTCTGGATCGCCACCCTGGGATTTGAGCAGAGCGCCTTCGCCGTGTCGTTGGCGCTGGTGTTGCTGATGTTGCCGGTGGTGGTGCGATCCGCCGAGGAGATACTCCGCCTGGTGCCCGACGAACTACGAGAAGCCAGCTACGCGTTGGGCGTTCCGAAATGGAAAACAATCGTGCGAATCGTCGCCCCGATCGCGATGCCGGGCATCGTGTCGGGTGTCTTGTTGTCGATCGCGCGCGTGATCGGTGAAACCGCGCCAGTGCTGGTGCTGGTCGGATACAGCCGCTCCATCAACCTCGACATCTTCAACGGCAACATGGCCTCGCTGCCGCTGCTGATCTACAGCGAGCTCACCAATCCCGAGCACGCCGGTTACCTGCGCATCTGGGGAGCGGCGCTGACCCTGATACTGATCGTGGCGGCGATCAACCTCACGGCCGCGGGCATCCGCTTCCTGGCAACCCGACGGCGGTGA
- a CDS encoding NAD(P)H-dependent amine dehydrogenase family protein — protein MAIPVVQLGTGNVGVHALRALITNPEFELTGVWVSSDAKAGKDAAELAGLADSTGVKASTDLDAVLATGPRCAVYNAMADNRLPEALEDYRRVLAAGINIVGSGPVFLQYPWQVLPEELIAPLEDAARQGNSSLYVNGIDPGFANDLLPMALAGTCQSIQQIRCMEIVDYATYDSAVVMFDVMGFGKPMDEIPMLLQTGVLSLAWGSVVRQLAAGLGISLDEVAEVYVREPAPDDFDIASGHIPKGSAAALRFEVFGMVNGDPVVVLEHVTRLREDLCPDWPQPAQPGGSYRIEITGEPSYAVDVCLSSRLGDHNHAGLVATAMRIVNAIPAVVAAEPGIRTTLDLPLITGRGLYAPS, from the coding sequence ATGGCCATACCCGTCGTTCAATTGGGCACCGGAAACGTCGGCGTCCACGCGCTGAGGGCGCTCATCACCAATCCGGAGTTCGAGCTCACCGGTGTCTGGGTGTCGTCGGATGCCAAGGCCGGCAAGGACGCCGCAGAGCTTGCCGGACTCGCGGATTCGACGGGCGTCAAAGCAAGCACCGACCTGGACGCCGTGCTCGCGACCGGGCCGCGGTGCGCGGTTTACAACGCGATGGCCGACAACCGGCTGCCCGAGGCCCTCGAGGACTACCGCCGCGTGCTGGCGGCAGGGATCAATATCGTCGGCAGCGGCCCCGTGTTCTTGCAATACCCGTGGCAGGTGCTTCCGGAGGAGCTCATCGCGCCCTTGGAAGACGCCGCGCGCCAAGGCAACTCGAGCCTGTACGTCAACGGCATCGATCCCGGTTTCGCCAACGACCTGCTACCGATGGCACTGGCCGGCACCTGCCAGAGCATCCAGCAGATTCGGTGCATGGAGATCGTCGACTACGCCACCTATGACAGTGCCGTCGTCATGTTCGACGTGATGGGTTTCGGGAAGCCCATGGACGAGATCCCGATGCTGTTGCAGACCGGCGTCCTGAGCCTGGCATGGGGATCGGTCGTCCGGCAACTTGCTGCGGGACTGGGCATTTCACTCGACGAGGTCGCCGAGGTGTACGTCCGCGAACCCGCACCCGACGACTTCGACATCGCATCGGGGCACATCCCCAAGGGCAGCGCCGCGGCGCTGCGGTTCGAGGTGTTCGGCATGGTCAACGGCGACCCTGTCGTCGTGCTGGAACACGTCACCCGATTGCGCGAGGACCTGTGCCCCGATTGGCCGCAGCCGGCCCAGCCCGGCGGTTCCTACCGCATCGAGATCACCGGCGAACCCTCCTACGCCGTGGATGTCTGCCTGAGCAGCCGCCTGGGTGACCACAATCATGCCGGGCTGGTCGCCACCGCGATGCGGATCGTCAACGCCATCCCGGCGGTGGTGGCCGCCGAGCCGGGCATCCGCACGACCCTCGACTTGCCCCTGATCACCGGCCGGGGGCTGTATGCGCCGTCCTGA
- a CDS encoding Nramp family divalent metal transporter, translated as MAPTCGFRLTSLLDSARWIEGTLAQDTRTSLKTSWYLLGPAFVAAIAYVDPGNVAANVSAGTKFGYLLLWVVVVANVLAALVQYLSAKLGLVTGRSLPEAIGRRMRRPARLAFWAQAELVAMATDVAEILGGAIALRVLFNLPLLIGGIITGVVSLLLLTVKDRRGQLMFERVITGLLLVIAIGFAASFFVATPPPEGVLSGLVPRFRGTESVLLAAAILGATVMPHAVYLHSGLARDRHGHPDAGARRRHLLRITRWDVALAMTVAGTVNAALLLLAAINLQHHGATASIEGAYAAVHDTLGATIAVLFAIGLLASGLASASVGAYAGAMIMQGLLHWSISMVVRRLITLCPALAILAIGVDPTRTLVLSQVVLSFGIPFAVLPLVRLTSNRELMGSDTNHPATTFFGWAVGAMVSLLNVVLIYLTVTG; from the coding sequence TTGGCCCCAACGTGCGGGTTTCGGTTAACCTCACTTCTTGATTCGGCGAGATGGATCGAGGGGACGTTGGCGCAGGACACCAGGACCTCGCTCAAGACGAGCTGGTACCTGCTGGGGCCCGCCTTCGTGGCCGCGATCGCCTATGTCGATCCCGGAAACGTGGCGGCCAACGTCAGCGCCGGCACAAAGTTCGGCTACCTGCTGCTGTGGGTCGTGGTCGTGGCCAACGTTCTGGCCGCCCTGGTGCAGTACCTATCGGCCAAACTCGGCCTGGTGACCGGGCGATCGCTGCCCGAGGCGATCGGCAGGCGGATGCGCCGCCCGGCGCGGCTGGCCTTTTGGGCGCAGGCCGAACTCGTAGCGATGGCGACCGACGTTGCCGAAATACTCGGCGGGGCAATCGCATTGCGGGTGCTGTTCAACCTGCCGCTGCTGATCGGCGGGATCATCACCGGGGTGGTGTCGTTGTTGCTGCTGACGGTCAAAGACCGCCGCGGCCAGCTGATGTTCGAGCGCGTCATCACCGGACTGCTACTCGTCATCGCCATCGGTTTCGCCGCCAGCTTCTTTGTCGCGACACCGCCACCCGAAGGCGTACTCAGCGGCCTGGTTCCGCGATTCAGGGGCACCGAAAGCGTACTGCTGGCCGCCGCGATCCTGGGTGCCACCGTGATGCCGCACGCCGTGTACCTGCATTCGGGTCTGGCCCGCGACCGCCACGGTCACCCCGACGCGGGAGCGCGCCGGCGCCACCTGCTGCGAATCACCCGTTGGGACGTCGCGCTGGCGATGACGGTGGCGGGCACGGTGAACGCGGCGCTGCTGCTGCTCGCCGCGATCAACCTGCAGCACCACGGCGCCACCGCCTCCATCGAGGGCGCCTACGCCGCCGTCCACGACACCCTGGGGGCGACGATCGCGGTGCTGTTCGCGATCGGATTGCTCGCCTCCGGTCTGGCCTCCGCCTCGGTGGGCGCCTATGCCGGCGCGATGATCATGCAGGGCTTGCTGCACTGGTCCATATCCATGGTGGTGCGCCGGTTGATCACGCTGTGCCCCGCCCTGGCGATCCTTGCCATCGGTGTCGACCCCACCCGCACCCTGGTCCTCTCGCAGGTCGTGCTGTCCTTCGGCATCCCGTTCGCGGTGCTTCCGTTGGTCCGACTCACCAGCAACCGCGAGCTGATGGGCAGCGACACCAACCATCCGGCCACGACTTTTTTTGGCTGGGCGGTTGGCGCGATGGTTAGTCTGCTCAACGTGGTGCTCATCTACCTGACGGTGACCGGCTGA
- a CDS encoding flavodoxin family protein, whose product MTVTPDDVSARSAPRFDGLRALFINTTLKRSPELSHTEGLIQRSAGIMREHGVEVDGLRAIDHDIATGVWPDMTEHGWETDAWPDIYRRVLDAHILVLCGPIWLGDNSSVMKRVIERLYACSHLLNEQGQYAYYGRVGGCLITGNEDGVKHCAMNVLYSLQHLGYTIPPQADAGWIGEAGPGPSYLDPGSGGPENDFTNRNTTFMTYNLMHLAQLLRAAGGVPAYGNQRTKWDAGCRPDFANPDYR is encoded by the coding sequence ATGACCGTGACTCCCGACGACGTCAGTGCTCGGTCGGCGCCGCGTTTCGACGGGCTGCGCGCGCTATTCATCAACACGACGCTGAAGCGTTCGCCCGAACTCAGCCACACCGAGGGTCTGATCCAACGGAGCGCCGGGATCATGCGCGAGCATGGCGTCGAGGTCGACGGTCTGCGCGCCATCGACCACGACATCGCGACCGGCGTATGGCCCGACATGACCGAACACGGCTGGGAAACCGATGCCTGGCCGGACATCTACCGGCGCGTGCTTGACGCTCACATTCTCGTCTTGTGCGGGCCAATCTGGTTGGGCGACAACAGTTCCGTGATGAAGCGGGTGATCGAGCGCCTCTATGCGTGCTCGCATCTGCTCAACGAGCAAGGCCAATACGCCTACTACGGGCGGGTGGGCGGCTGCCTCATCACCGGCAACGAGGACGGCGTCAAGCATTGCGCCATGAACGTGCTGTACAGCCTGCAACATCTGGGCTACACCATCCCGCCACAGGCAGACGCGGGTTGGATCGGGGAGGCGGGTCCGGGCCCGTCGTACCTGGACCCGGGATCGGGCGGCCCGGAGAACGACTTCACCAACCGCAACACCACGTTCATGACATACAACTTGATGCACCTCGCGCAGCTGCTGAGGGCCGCTGGCGGTGTGCCCGCCTACGGAAATCAGCGCACCAAGTGGGACGCCGGTTGCCGACCGGACTTTGCCAACCCTGACTACCGGTAG
- the pstS gene encoding phosphate ABC transporter substrate-binding protein PstS, with protein sequence MKLNRFGAALGVLAAGALVLSGCGSDKNVAGGGATTGASAGKVSCGGKKTLKASGSTAQANAMTRFVNAFEQACPGQTLNYTANGSGAGISEFNGNQTDFGGSDSPLSKDEYAAAEQRCGSPAWNLPVVFGPIAVTFNITGVNALNLDGPTLAKIFDGAITSWNDPAIAALNSGTNLPAVPIHVVFRSDESGTTDNFQRYLDAASNGAWGRGAGKAFQGGVGEGARGNDGTSAAIRATEGSITYNEWSFAQAQHLNMAKIITSAGPEAVAISTDSVGKTIAGATISGQGNDLVLDTVSFYRPTKPGSYPIVLATYEIVCSKYPDAQVGTAVKAFLQSTIGAGQNGLGDNGYIPIPDEFKSRLSTAVNAIA encoded by the coding sequence TTGAAACTCAACCGATTTGGTGCTGCGCTGGGCGTCCTGGCCGCCGGCGCGCTGGTGTTGTCGGGGTGTGGCAGTGACAAGAACGTGGCCGGAGGAGGCGCAACCACCGGTGCGTCGGCGGGGAAGGTGAGTTGCGGCGGGAAGAAGACCCTGAAGGCCAGTGGGTCGACCGCCCAGGCCAATGCGATGACCCGCTTCGTCAACGCGTTCGAGCAGGCCTGCCCGGGTCAGACCTTGAATTACACGGCCAATGGCTCGGGCGCCGGGATTAGCGAATTCAACGGCAACCAAACAGATTTCGGTGGCTCGGACTCGCCACTGAGCAAGGACGAATATGCCGCCGCCGAGCAGCGCTGCGGCTCGCCGGCGTGGAACCTGCCCGTCGTGTTCGGCCCGATCGCGGTCACCTTCAACATCACTGGCGTGAATGCGCTCAATCTGGACGGTCCCACCCTGGCGAAGATCTTCGACGGCGCCATTACCAGCTGGAACGATCCCGCGATCGCCGCGCTCAACTCGGGTACCAACTTGCCCGCCGTGCCGATTCACGTGGTGTTCCGCAGCGACGAGTCCGGGACCACGGACAACTTCCAGCGATACCTGGATGCCGCTTCGAATGGCGCGTGGGGCAGGGGCGCCGGAAAGGCGTTCCAAGGCGGCGTCGGCGAGGGCGCAAGGGGCAACGACGGCACGTCGGCGGCGATCAGAGCCACGGAGGGGTCGATCACCTACAACGAATGGTCGTTCGCCCAGGCGCAGCACCTGAACATGGCCAAGATCATCACATCAGCGGGTCCGGAGGCGGTGGCGATCAGCACCGACTCGGTCGGCAAGACCATTGCCGGGGCCACGATCAGCGGTCAGGGTAACGACCTGGTGCTGGACACGGTCTCGTTCTACCGGCCCACGAAGCCCGGCTCCTACCCGATCGTGCTGGCCACCTACGAGATCGTCTGCTCGAAGTATCCCGACGCGCAGGTCGGCACGGCCGTGAAGGCGTTTCTGCAGAGCACCATCGGCGCGGGCCAGAACGGCTTGGGGGACAACGGATATATCCCCATTCCAGACGAGTTCAAGTCGAGGCTGTCGACCGCGGTCAACGCCATCGCGTGA
- a CDS encoding SDR family oxidoreductase — translation MILDRFRLDDKVAVITGGGRGLGAAIALAFAEAGADVVIASRTQSELEAVAERVRATGRRAHVVAADLAHPEVTAELAGQAVGAFGKLDIVVNNVGGTMPNTLLTTSTKDLKDAFTFNVATAHALTIAAAPLMLEHSGGGSIINITSTMGRLAGRGFAAYGTAKAALAHYTRLAALDLCPRIRVNAIAPGSILTSALDVVASNDELRAPMEKATPLRRLGDPVDIAAAAVYLASEAGEFLTGKTLEVDGGLTFPNLDLPIPDL, via the coding sequence ATGATCCTGGACAGGTTTCGCCTCGACGACAAAGTCGCCGTCATCACCGGCGGCGGCCGCGGCCTGGGCGCGGCCATTGCGCTGGCTTTCGCCGAGGCCGGTGCGGACGTCGTCATCGCCTCGCGAACGCAGTCTGAACTAGAGGCCGTCGCCGAACGGGTCCGCGCCACGGGCCGTCGCGCCCACGTCGTCGCCGCCGACCTGGCCCATCCCGAGGTGACCGCCGAGCTGGCCGGTCAGGCGGTCGGGGCTTTCGGAAAACTAGACATCGTCGTCAACAACGTCGGCGGCACCATGCCGAACACGCTGCTGACCACCTCGACCAAGGACCTCAAGGACGCGTTCACCTTCAACGTCGCGACCGCCCACGCGCTGACCATCGCGGCGGCGCCGCTCATGCTGGAGCACTCCGGCGGGGGCAGCATCATCAACATCACCTCGACCATGGGCCGGCTGGCCGGACGCGGTTTCGCCGCCTACGGCACCGCCAAAGCCGCGCTGGCCCATTACACCCGCCTCGCGGCGCTGGACCTATGCCCACGCATCCGGGTCAACGCGATCGCACCGGGGTCGATCCTGACGTCGGCGCTGGATGTGGTGGCCTCCAACGATGAGCTGCGCGCGCCGATGGAGAAGGCGACACCCCTGCGTCGCCTCGGTGATCCCGTCGACATCGCGGCCGCGGCAGTGTATTTGGCGTCTGAAGCGGGCGAATTCCTCACCGGCAAGACGCTGGAGGTCGACGGCGGCCTCACCTTCCCCAACCTCGACCTACCCATCCCGGACCTGTGA
- the pstC gene encoding phosphate ABC transporter permease subunit PstC codes for MARRPLGRSLDPSAVRVALVAPHARADRLFKSIAVAAGSVIVIAIVLIAIFLLVRAVPSLRANHANFFTSAEFDTADDEKLAFGIRDLFMVTVLSSISALVLAVPIAVGIAVFLTQYAPARLSRPFGAIIDLLAAVPSIVFGLWGIFVLAPRLEPIAAFLNRNLGWIFLFREGNVSLAGGGTIFTAGIVLSVMILPIVTSVSREVFRQTPRIHMEAAQALGATKWEVVRMTVLPYGRSGVIAASMLGLGRALGETVAVLIILRAAARPGDWSLFDGGYTFASKIASAASEFSEPLPTGAYISAGFALFVLTFVVNAAARAIAGGKVNA; via the coding sequence ATGGCGCGAAGACCGCTAGGCAGGTCGCTGGATCCGTCCGCGGTGAGGGTTGCGCTGGTGGCTCCCCACGCTCGCGCGGACCGACTGTTCAAGTCGATCGCGGTCGCCGCCGGTTCGGTGATCGTGATCGCGATCGTGCTGATTGCGATATTCCTGTTGGTCCGCGCGGTCCCGTCGCTGCGAGCCAACCACGCGAATTTCTTCACCAGCGCCGAATTCGACACCGCTGACGACGAGAAGCTGGCGTTCGGCATCCGCGACCTGTTCATGGTGACGGTGCTCAGTTCGATATCCGCCCTCGTGTTGGCCGTTCCGATCGCCGTCGGGATCGCGGTCTTCCTCACGCAATATGCGCCGGCCAGGCTGTCGCGCCCGTTCGGTGCGATCATCGATCTGCTGGCCGCGGTCCCGTCGATCGTCTTCGGCTTGTGGGGCATCTTCGTGCTGGCGCCGAGGCTCGAGCCGATCGCGGCGTTTCTCAACCGCAACCTGGGGTGGATATTCCTGTTCAGGGAGGGCAACGTGTCGTTGGCCGGCGGGGGGACCATCTTCACCGCCGGCATCGTGCTCTCGGTGATGATCCTGCCGATCGTCACCTCGGTATCCCGCGAAGTGTTCCGCCAGACCCCGCGCATCCATATGGAGGCGGCGCAGGCGCTGGGCGCGACGAAGTGGGAGGTGGTGCGGATGACCGTGCTGCCGTACGGTCGCAGCGGCGTCATCGCGGCGTCGATGCTGGGCCTGGGCCGGGCACTGGGCGAAACCGTTGCGGTGCTGATCATTTTGCGCGCGGCCGCCCGTCCCGGGGATTGGTCGCTATTCGACGGTGGTTATACGTTCGCCTCCAAGATCGCCTCCGCGGCGTCAGAATTCAGCGAACCGCTGCCCACCGGTGCCTACATTTCGGCGGGATTCGCGCTGTTCGTCCTAACGTTTGTGGTCAATGCGGCGGCCCGCGCGATCGCCGGCGGGAAGGTCAATGCGTGA